From Lysinibacillus sp. SGAir0095, the proteins below share one genomic window:
- a CDS encoding GNAT family N-acetyltransferase produces MYWCKIATTEKEFDDIAALNYETFVEEIPQYVPNETRRKVDRFHNENQYIVVYKETEIVGMLAFRDNRPFSLDEKLGKIEQYLQEKDCEKLAEIRLLAVKKAYRTGRVFYRLIQAVYAFAYHQRYSAAVISGTTREQKLYRHMGFEPFAPAVGTEEAKFVPMILTRKKFELELEKRISKGNHFTFYPGPVKQIVPLTHTSLSHRSDEFRDLFARMKDQLLTLSKANHITTVVGSGTLANDVMLGQLKVSSQKKGLILVNGEFGERLVDQATNWELSFDTLSSDWGVSHDLVEIEKRIETGDYEWVLMVHGETSTGTLNPIEPILEMTKRYHVKLCADCISSFGAFPFSMNELFLATSVSGKAIGAMSGLAFIFSQQLVEEAKLPTYLNLARYQQSNPPFTIPAMLVANTFDALKEYPARYRLLEQRFMQLQDLEIVERYGVPTINFPMIVTVQLPIELKGIQDDLKLNGILLHAESAYLRERNYVQLSTIQPDFEEAIKQLQQVMGYYLLILVENLAY; encoded by the coding sequence ATGTATTGGTGTAAAATTGCGACAACGGAAAAGGAATTTGATGACATAGCTGCACTGAATTATGAAACCTTTGTGGAGGAAATTCCGCAGTATGTACCAAATGAAACAAGAAGGAAAGTGGACCGATTTCATAATGAAAATCAATACATAGTTGTATATAAAGAAACCGAGATAGTAGGTATGCTTGCTTTCCGAGATAATCGACCCTTTTCGTTAGATGAAAAGCTTGGAAAAATAGAGCAGTACTTACAGGAAAAAGATTGTGAGAAATTAGCCGAAATACGTTTGTTGGCAGTAAAAAAGGCATATCGTACGGGACGTGTATTCTATCGTTTAATACAAGCAGTATATGCGTTTGCCTATCACCAACGGTATTCCGCAGCTGTCATATCAGGAACTACCCGTGAACAAAAGCTCTATAGGCATATGGGATTTGAACCATTTGCTCCTGCAGTTGGAACGGAAGAAGCCAAATTTGTACCGATGATTTTAACTAGAAAAAAATTTGAACTTGAATTGGAAAAGAGAATTTCTAAGGGGAACCACTTTACTTTTTACCCAGGGCCAGTAAAACAAATTGTGCCATTAACCCATACCAGTTTATCGCATCGTTCTGATGAATTTAGAGATTTATTCGCAAGAATGAAAGACCAATTACTAACGCTCTCAAAGGCGAATCATATTACTACTGTGGTGGGGAGCGGCACACTAGCTAATGATGTCATGTTAGGACAATTAAAAGTAAGTAGCCAGAAAAAAGGTCTTATTTTAGTAAATGGGGAATTTGGTGAAAGATTGGTGGATCAAGCCACAAACTGGGAACTTTCTTTTGATACCTTATCTTCAGATTGGGGGGTGTCCCATGATTTAGTTGAAATTGAAAAACGCATAGAAACTGGCGACTATGAATGGGTATTAATGGTACATGGTGAAACGTCAACAGGTACACTGAACCCCATTGAACCCATTCTAGAAATGACAAAACGTTATCATGTGAAGTTATGTGCTGATTGTATAAGTTCATTTGGGGCATTCCCATTTTCAATGAACGAATTATTTTTGGCTACTTCTGTAAGTGGGAAAGCCATTGGAGCGATGAGCGGTCTTGCTTTTATTTTCTCACAACAGCTTGTGGAAGAGGCAAAACTGCCAACTTACCTCAATCTAGCGAGATATCAACAATCTAATCCTCCATTTACCATACCGGCAATGTTAGTGGCTAATACTTTTGATGCACTAAAAGAGTACCCAGCACGCTATAGACTGTTAGAACAAAGATTTATGCAACTACAAGATCTAGAAATTGTCGAAAGGTATGGAGTCCCAACAATTAATTTCCCTATGATTGTGACAGTACAACTACCAATTGAATTAAAAGGTATACAGGATGATTTGAAGTTAAACGGTATTCTATTGCATGCGGAAAGTGCGTACTTAAGAGAACGAAATTATGTACAGCTTTCCACAATACAACCAGATTTTGAAGAGGCAATTAAACAACTTCAACAGGTTATGGGTTATTATCTACTTATTTTAGTTGAGAACCTTGCCTATTGA
- a CDS encoding NUDIX hydrolase: MNKLNYHGFVFLDFINITEKEMDNYQSLAGSFAVIKCDGKFLMCYNIWRKQWELPAGTREREETPKECAIRELYEETGQVVPDMEFKGLLKSKNTMSGEIKFNPVYFTTTEKIQPFKENEEIAEIKLWDLEEEIGYLDSLDRKILDYI; the protein is encoded by the coding sequence TTGAATAAACTTAACTATCATGGATTTGTGTTTCTTGACTTTATTAATATTACAGAGAAAGAAATGGATAATTATCAATCGCTTGCTGGTTCATTTGCAGTCATAAAATGTGATGGGAAATTTCTAATGTGCTATAACATTTGGCGAAAGCAATGGGAATTACCCGCTGGAACTCGAGAAAGGGAAGAAACACCAAAGGAATGTGCAATTCGGGAACTCTACGAAGAAACTGGACAAGTAGTACCAGATATGGAATTTAAGGGATTGTTGAAATCAAAAAATACAATGAGTGGTGAGATTAAATTTAATCCCGTATATTTCACAACAACTGAAAAAATCCAGCCATTTAAAGAAAATGAAGAGATAGCGGAAATAAAGCTCTGGGATTTGGAGGAAGAAATTGGCTACCTTGACTCGTTGGATAGGAAGATACTAGATTATATATGA
- a CDS encoding DUF2179 domain-containing protein translates to MEFLIILFAKVIEVSLSTVRTVFISKGMKGYSSFIAFIEVLIWLKVVSVVLIDISENPANMVAYAIGFAIGNYIGIWLESKLAIGLITIQVIVDESVGQELANYLRSQNVAVTVMHGEGRDTNRSILILHLKRKIKDKVIQDIEQKVDKALITASDVKVIHGGYGLLRK, encoded by the coding sequence ATGGAATTTCTCATTATTTTATTTGCGAAAGTAATCGAGGTTTCTTTGAGTACGGTTCGGACTGTTTTTATTTCAAAAGGGATGAAGGGCTACTCTTCTTTCATTGCATTCATTGAAGTTCTGATTTGGTTAAAGGTAGTCAGTGTAGTATTAATCGACATTAGCGAAAATCCTGCAAATATGGTCGCTTATGCGATTGGCTTTGCAATCGGGAACTATATTGGCATATGGCTGGAATCCAAATTGGCCATAGGACTTATTACCATTCAAGTCATTGTGGATGAAAGTGTGGGACAAGAATTGGCAAACTACTTGCGAAGCCAGAACGTCGCCGTTACTGTCATGCATGGAGAAGGTAGAGACACTAACCGAAGCATCCTGATCCTCCATTTAAAGCGTAAAATCAAAGATAAAGTGATCCAAGACATTGAGCAAAAAGTTGATAAAGCACTTATTACAGCATCTGATGTAAAAGTCATTCATGGTGGATATGGTTTACTTAGAAAGTAA
- a CDS encoding GNAT family N-acetyltransferase produces MNKNLVIERLNSIEDHIEELSELLIRVVEDGASIGFLPPLQLSDAKKYWENVLSPDVLLYVAKKNNQIVGSIQLHLSAKPNGRHRAEIAKLMTDTNFRRNGIGRSLMKKAEEQAIQQGRSLIVLDTREGDPSNLLYTSMGYIEAGKIPNYAESSDGLFHSTVYYYKMIAD; encoded by the coding sequence ATGAATAAGAATCTAGTAATTGAACGATTAAATTCTATAGAGGATCACATAGAGGAGCTATCGGAGCTTCTAATTCGGGTAGTTGAAGATGGGGCATCGATCGGGTTTTTACCTCCATTACAACTGTCGGATGCTAAAAAATATTGGGAAAATGTATTAAGTCCAGATGTATTATTATATGTTGCCAAAAAAAACAATCAGATTGTTGGAAGTATCCAATTACATTTAAGTGCAAAGCCAAACGGTCGTCATAGAGCTGAGATTGCCAAACTAATGACCGATACTAATTTTCGCCGTAATGGTATCGGGCGTTCACTTATGAAAAAAGCAGAAGAACAAGCGATACAGCAGGGGAGATCATTAATAGTTCTTGATACACGAGAAGGTGATCCTTCAAATTTACTTTATACTTCAATGGGCTATATTGAAGCTGGGAAAATCCCTAATTATGCAGAGTCATCAGATGGACTATTCCATTCAACTGTTTATTATTACAAGATGATTGCTGATTGA
- a CDS encoding DUF4429 domain-containing protein, protein MAKVFEFKSNGKFIVIVDDYSVKVQPKGIMNFMTLGGSKGEKSIPISSISAIQFKKPSITTGYIQFAYAGSIETKAGTLSAAADENSITFHKKDLAKAEELVALIESKRQNPIAQVSAADELKKFKELLDEGILTKEEFEAKKKQLLGI, encoded by the coding sequence ATGGCCAAAGTATTCGAATTTAAATCTAATGGAAAGTTCATTGTGATTGTGGATGATTATAGTGTAAAAGTACAACCAAAAGGAATAATGAACTTTATGACTCTCGGGGGCTCTAAAGGTGAGAAGTCTATCCCTATTAGTTCAATATCAGCCATTCAATTTAAAAAGCCTTCAATAACAACGGGCTATATTCAATTCGCTTATGCAGGATCCATTGAAACAAAAGCTGGCACATTAAGTGCAGCAGCTGATGAAAACTCAATTACGTTTCATAAAAAGGATTTGGCCAAAGCAGAAGAGTTAGTTGCTCTGATTGAAAGTAAAAGACAAAATCCTATAGCCCAAGTTTCAGCAGCAGATGAATTAAAGAAATTTAAAGAGTTATTAGATGAAGGAATTTTAACGAAAGAGGAATTTGAGGCTAAGAAAAAACAGTTGCTTGGCATTTAA
- a CDS encoding transcriptional regulator, which yields MRAQLVKLLERNQVIEMMYIAKNGEISKRRIKVTKITDDSFSAYCFLKHATRTFIIENVLVIVPVIRKEREVI from the coding sequence ATGAGAGCTCAATTGGTAAAATTGCTGGAACGTAACCAAGTAATTGAAATGATGTACATTGCAAAAAATGGTGAGATCAGTAAGAGACGTATTAAAGTCACAAAAATTACAGATGATTCTTTTAGCGCGTATTGTTTCTTAAAGCATGCAACTCGTACTTTCATTATCGAAAATGTCCTTGTCATAGTCCCAGTAATCCGAAAAGAGCGTGAAGTGATATGA
- a CDS encoding nucleoside-diphosphate sugar epimerase: protein MGKKKVIKKLIDHALADLYLVEKEFHQIVKQTSNKSGTFKWVELLSDYELEELYGRRKDRKYASLTVELYALIEQLLKDIYKVIFDGKYRNTSDVNVILDLEEKMSDFLNFKNNTKILADLRSFIVHEDFSLKTARKNERIKITKKNRILFKQLLKDVEIYIENIKIK from the coding sequence TTGGGTAAAAAGAAGGTTATTAAGAAGTTAATAGATCATGCACTCGCGGATCTTTATTTGGTTGAAAAGGAATTCCATCAAATTGTTAAACAAACTTCAAATAAATCCGGTACTTTTAAATGGGTAGAGCTATTGAGTGATTATGAATTGGAAGAATTATATGGTCGCCGTAAAGATCGGAAATATGCATCACTAACTGTTGAGCTGTATGCACTAATTGAACAACTGCTAAAAGATATCTATAAAGTGATTTTTGATGGGAAATATAGAAATACATCTGATGTTAATGTAATTCTTGATTTAGAGGAAAAAATGAGTGATTTTTTAAATTTTAAGAATAATACTAAAATCTTAGCAGATCTTAGAAGCTTTATTGTTCACGAAGACTTTTCTTTAAAGACAGCAAGGAAAAATGAAAGAATAAAAATTACAAAGAAAAATAGGATATTATTTAAACAGTTATTGAAAGATGTTGAAATATATATTGAAAATATAAAGATAAAATAA
- a CDS encoding YolD-like family protein, which yields MLKDRGNKKWTAMMLTEHVRDIREWYESDNDITEPQYDEFSLNALADDLNIAYQANSNISINYWKNKRSEEFHGQILELLPNDQAIKISTDDFPFKLYLKYIIKVDIYE from the coding sequence TTGTTAAAAGATAGAGGTAATAAGAAGTGGACTGCCATGATGTTAACTGAGCATGTTCGGGATATTAGAGAATGGTACGAAAGCGATAATGATATTACTGAACCTCAATATGACGAGTTTAGTCTGAATGCTTTAGCTGATGACTTGAATATTGCTTATCAAGCTAATTCTAATATCTCTATTAACTACTGGAAGAATAAACGGTCGGAAGAATTTCACGGTCAGATTCTAGAATTGCTACCTAATGATCAAGCAATTAAAATTAGTACAGATGATTTTCCTTTTAAACTGTACTTGAAGTACATCATTAAGGTTGATATTTATGAATAA
- a CDS encoding N-acetylmuramoyl-L-alanine amidase, translating into MIKVGYCAGHGGYKNKLKKLYATPGKRTPDGEPEWEFNDNVARAFANELSLYEGVASKRFDDPTGQRDVPLKERTDRANDWGANYYFSFHHNGLSSVYGYHTGVETFVYTNPNPKSVALANAIHPAVVKAYGLNNRGVKKGNLHIVRETKMPAVLVEGGFMDSFIDIKKLRDNMALENAGKLIAQAFAKHVGLKKSSEVQGVSITKGELTVGQYEELKKIIEIQAKRIAVLEEQVKAQQLNDTGKYSCKELIKKAVADGTFKATHLSKLDKYSDGDLTSYALTYANNKLG; encoded by the coding sequence ATGATTAAAGTTGGTTATTGTGCAGGGCATGGTGGCTATAAGAATAAACTGAAAAAACTGTATGCTACTCCAGGGAAACGTACACCAGATGGGGAACCAGAGTGGGAATTCAATGATAATGTTGCTCGAGCATTTGCAAACGAGTTATCACTATATGAAGGAGTAGCTTCTAAACGATTCGATGATCCAACTGGCCAACGCGATGTGCCTCTTAAAGAACGTACTGATAGAGCAAATGACTGGGGAGCTAATTATTATTTTTCATTCCATCATAATGGGCTGTCAAGTGTGTATGGTTATCATACAGGCGTAGAAACTTTTGTATATACAAACCCTAATCCGAAAAGCGTAGCTTTAGCAAATGCAATTCATCCTGCAGTTGTAAAGGCCTATGGTTTAAATAATAGAGGGGTAAAGAAAGGGAATTTACACATTGTTCGCGAGACAAAAATGCCAGCTGTTTTAGTTGAAGGTGGCTTTATGGATTCCTTTATTGATATAAAAAAATTACGCGACAATATGGCGCTTGAAAATGCGGGTAAGTTAATTGCTCAGGCATTCGCAAAGCATGTTGGCCTAAAGAAATCGAGCGAAGTACAAGGGGTATCAATTACAAAGGGGGAATTAACAGTGGGACAATATGAAGAATTGAAAAAAATCATCGAAATTCAAGCTAAACGAATTGCAGTATTAGAAGAGCAAGTAAAAGCTCAACAGTTAAACGATACAGGGAAGTACTCTTGTAAAGAGTTAATCAAGAAAGCTGTAGCTGATGGTACTTTTAAAGCTACACATCTTTCAAAATTAGATAAATACTCAGACGGGGATTTAACAAGCTATGCATTGACTTACGCTAACAATAAATTAGGGTAA
- a CDS encoding GNAT family N-acetyltransferase, protein MQVVELDTEILEGIGSYCLRSKKKTLGYINKNKWLNERFEEGLKYVQLLENNKQVGFIEYTDAEYSSRVVHADNYLVIHCLWVGETGKGYGAKLINHCLQHARKNHKQGVVVVTNPETSWTPSKDIFLKNNFQLMDTAPKNFELLVYQLGKRYTLPSFPTNWDERVARFEDLTIIRSFQCPYVEVATENIIAGANKLGIEVNIIDLKNREELMELSPTPYGIFSVIYKRNLITFHRLTIHSVMKRLKELM, encoded by the coding sequence ATGCAAGTAGTGGAGCTTGATACAGAAATACTCGAGGGTATCGGGAGCTATTGCCTTAGAAGTAAGAAAAAAACGCTTGGGTACATAAATAAAAACAAGTGGCTGAACGAACGATTTGAGGAAGGCTTAAAATATGTTCAATTACTTGAAAATAATAAACAAGTAGGTTTTATAGAATATACGGATGCTGAATATTCTTCTAGAGTAGTTCATGCGGATAATTATTTGGTAATCCATTGCCTTTGGGTAGGCGAAACGGGCAAAGGATATGGTGCCAAGCTAATTAACCATTGTCTTCAACATGCAAGAAAAAATCATAAGCAAGGTGTTGTAGTGGTGACAAATCCAGAGACGTCTTGGACTCCGAGCAAAGATATCTTTTTAAAAAATAATTTTCAATTGATGGATACAGCACCGAAGAATTTTGAACTGCTTGTTTATCAACTGGGAAAAAGATACACGTTACCAAGCTTCCCAACTAATTGGGACGAGAGGGTTGCCAGATTCGAAGATCTAACGATAATACGCTCTTTCCAATGTCCGTACGTAGAAGTGGCGACGGAAAATATAATCGCAGGTGCCAACAAGTTGGGAATCGAAGTCAACATAATTGACCTGAAAAACAGAGAAGAGTTAATGGAGCTCTCACCAACACCTTATGGGATTTTTTCAGTTATTTATAAGAGAAACCTCATTACATTCCATCGATTAACTATTCATTCGGTCATGAAGCGTCTAAAGGAGCTTATGTAG
- a CDS encoding glycerol-3-phosphate acyltransferase, protein MNELIILYWLTCYVAGNFMTAFIVGKWYRVDLRQQKSRNLGARNAGRVLGRLAFVITLLGDALKGILVIILGQVMDFEQWILAIGMLFVIVGHLYPVFLSFHGGKGVATFIGAGLYLEPILFIWMIVGTLLLFIFVRNLTVGMLGGFTLYIASIIWEGNMHTYSGVILSICLIIWKHRSNLSRINGLSNQ, encoded by the coding sequence TTGAATGAATTAATAATACTATATTGGCTGACTTGTTATGTAGCAGGAAATTTCATGACGGCATTTATCGTGGGAAAATGGTATCGAGTTGACTTGCGTCAACAAAAGAGTCGAAACCTAGGAGCACGCAATGCAGGTCGAGTCCTTGGGCGATTGGCATTTGTTATTACATTATTAGGTGATGCTCTAAAAGGGATACTTGTCATTATTTTGGGTCAAGTGATGGACTTTGAACAATGGATTTTAGCTATTGGTATGCTTTTTGTGATTGTCGGTCATCTTTATCCAGTCTTCCTAAGTTTTCACGGTGGCAAAGGTGTTGCCACATTCATTGGGGCTGGTTTATATCTGGAGCCCATATTATTTATTTGGATGATTGTAGGAACATTGTTGCTTTTCATATTTGTAAGAAACTTAACAGTCGGAATGCTTGGTGGATTCACTCTTTATATAGCCTCTATTATATGGGAAGGCAACATGCATACATATAGTGGAGTCATTCTGTCAATCTGTCTTATAATTTGGAAACATCGCAGTAATTTATCCCGCATAAACGGGCTAAGTAATCAGTAG
- a CDS encoding VOC family protein, with the protein MSKSFIEQVHYIRIPVKDLELSAQWYRDVLGLQLLNNTEELAILKVNEGPFLLILVPTEDETFAHFTIDNEQEFSIGFTSPELSKFHQHLIDNQVRVDDIKEDNGHAFFHFYDPNGNKLQVHW; encoded by the coding sequence ATGAGTAAATCATTTATTGAACAAGTACATTATATTAGAATTCCTGTAAAAGATTTAGAACTGTCTGCACAATGGTATAGAGATGTATTAGGGCTCCAGTTACTAAACAATACTGAGGAACTTGCAATTTTAAAAGTAAATGAAGGACCTTTCTTACTTATCTTAGTTCCAACGGAAGATGAAACATTTGCACATTTTACAATTGATAATGAACAAGAATTTAGCATTGGCTTTACAAGCCCAGAGTTATCTAAATTTCATCAACACTTAATTGATAATCAAGTTAGGGTCGATGATATAAAAGAAGATAATGGTCATGCCTTTTTCCACTTTTATGACCCAAATGGTAATAAACTTCAAGTACACTGGTAA
- a CDS encoding M48 family metallopeptidase produces MKELSILPNELIHRNENKYFWLVLIISILTYVVLAMSIVGIFVLFAFMLMSFLFSALMIGNIRSNAVKISSEQFPEVFSKAEELCREMEISKIPDIYVLQSGGILNAFATRFFGRNMVVIYAEIFELINTNQEDELNFVLAHELAHIKRNHLSKQILILPAMWIPGLAELYLRACEYTCDRYAAYYTQNSEASKNSLTMLAIGKHLYLHVDKEEFMKQLNEEKGFFVWLSQVLSTHPALPKRIDEIALLFGERQHRIIEPIKIRMLWIIVSGPLAGLVVLFIIGIYYAVNEFLLYEPMDYYEDEEYYEEDAEISPFITAVANGEIDQVSQMIENGEDVNQEDYYGNTVLDWAVKSGNSEIVGLLLEAGADANYESSYGMTALMTAAELGDQEMVKLLVKSGADPNYQEYGGSTALTYAIYSSDIGTVQALLDLGADPSLTDSANMNAYMVAIQSGEREIGQLLKKY; encoded by the coding sequence GTGAAAGAACTCTCGATTTTACCAAATGAATTAATACATAGAAATGAAAATAAATATTTTTGGCTTGTACTTATAATTAGTATCTTAACTTATGTTGTATTAGCAATGTCGATTGTTGGGATATTCGTACTATTTGCATTTATGCTAATGTCGTTTCTCTTTAGTGCCCTTATGATTGGAAATATCCGTTCAAATGCAGTGAAAATAAGTTCGGAACAGTTCCCTGAAGTTTTTAGTAAAGCGGAAGAACTATGTAGGGAAATGGAAATCAGTAAAATTCCAGACATTTATGTGTTACAGTCAGGGGGTATTCTGAATGCCTTTGCTACGCGTTTTTTTGGACGAAATATGGTAGTCATTTATGCGGAAATCTTTGAATTAATAAATACGAATCAGGAAGATGAACTCAACTTTGTCCTGGCGCATGAACTTGCACATATTAAACGAAACCATTTGTCAAAACAAATATTGATTTTACCTGCTATGTGGATACCTGGTTTGGCTGAGCTCTATTTAAGAGCTTGTGAATATACTTGTGATCGCTATGCTGCCTATTACACTCAAAATAGTGAAGCATCTAAAAATAGTTTAACGATGCTTGCGATAGGAAAACATCTCTATTTACATGTTGATAAAGAAGAATTTATGAAACAATTAAATGAAGAAAAGGGTTTTTTTGTTTGGCTAAGCCAAGTATTATCTACCCATCCAGCGCTACCAAAACGAATTGACGAAATTGCATTACTCTTTGGAGAAAGACAACATCGAATCATTGAACCCATTAAAATTAGGATGCTTTGGATAATAGTTAGCGGTCCATTAGCTGGACTAGTTGTATTATTCATTATCGGAATATACTACGCTGTGAATGAATTCCTTTTGTATGAACCTATGGACTATTATGAAGATGAAGAATACTACGAAGAAGATGCAGAGATTTCACCATTTATTACGGCGGTTGCAAATGGAGAAATTGATCAGGTATCACAGATGATCGAAAACGGAGAAGATGTTAACCAGGAAGACTATTATGGAAATACAGTATTAGATTGGGCTGTTAAAAGTGGAAATTCTGAAATAGTAGGATTGTTGCTTGAGGCAGGAGCTGATGCAAATTATGAAAGTAGTTATGGTATGACTGCTTTAATGACGGCTGCTGAACTTGGAGACCAAGAAATGGTCAAGCTACTAGTTAAGTCTGGTGCGGATCCAAATTATCAGGAATATGGCGGTTCTACAGCATTAACTTATGCAATTTACAGTTCAGATATAGGTACTGTGCAAGCATTACTAGATTTAGGAGCAGATCCAAGTTTGACTGATTCTGCAAATATGAATGCATATATGGTTGCAATTCAGTCAGGTGAGAGAGAAATTGGACAACTTTTGAAAAAATATTAA
- a CDS encoding VOC family protein has translation MTKQLLKGVEGVFIPVKDPKISAEWYKEILGFELIYIEEEAAVMKIHELAQTVVCLVRTVNHQPMEFPKNDFGVGKYYNFIPEDIEELHKILIKKKVKVNPIGGEGTSRFFTFYDPDNNPLGVCQ, from the coding sequence ATGACAAAACAGCTTTTGAAGGGAGTGGAAGGTGTTTTTATTCCAGTCAAAGACCCGAAAATTTCTGCAGAATGGTATAAAGAAATACTTGGCTTCGAGCTTATTTATATTGAAGAAGAGGCTGCTGTTATGAAGATTCATGAACTGGCTCAAACAGTCGTATGTCTTGTTCGGACAGTAAATCACCAACCGATGGAATTCCCCAAAAATGATTTTGGGGTAGGGAAGTATTATAATTTCATCCCTGAAGATATTGAGGAGTTGCATAAAATCCTGATAAAAAAGAAGGTTAAGGTGAATCCGATTGGTGGAGAAGGAACTAGCAGATTCTTCACTTTTTATGATCCGGACAATAATCCATTAGGTGTTTGCCAATAG
- a CDS encoding DUF2975 domain-containing protein translates to MERGSTLFLKIAVILMGLPVLALCIFVVPNIASFAAELYPDYAFIQYLVLIDLYAAAIPFYFALYQAFKLLSYIDNNKAFSQISVQALKNIKFSAISISILYIVGMPLFYLIAERDDAPGIILIAMVFVFIPLVIAVFAAVLQRLLQEAINIKSENDLTV, encoded by the coding sequence ATGGAACGAGGATCAACACTCTTTCTGAAAATAGCTGTTATTCTAATGGGTTTACCGGTTCTTGCATTGTGCATTTTTGTGGTTCCAAATATAGCAAGTTTTGCAGCAGAATTATATCCTGATTATGCTTTTATTCAATATCTAGTATTAATTGATTTGTATGCAGCAGCAATACCATTTTACTTTGCACTGTATCAAGCTTTTAAACTTTTAAGTTATATCGATAACAATAAAGCTTTTTCGCAAATTTCAGTTCAAGCATTAAAGAATATTAAATTCAGTGCAATTTCAATTAGTATCCTGTACATCGTGGGCATGCCACTCTTTTACCTGATTGCGGAGAGAGACGATGCGCCAGGTATCATTTTAATTGCAATGGTTTTTGTATTTATTCCACTGGTTATTGCAGTCTTTGCTGCTGTTCTCCAAAGACTACTGCAGGAAGCTATTAACATAAAATCAGAAAATGATTTAACGGTCTGA
- a CDS encoding zinc-binding dehydrogenase, whose protein sequence is MKAIIQNEYGDAGVLRYTDLEIPKLGDRECLIKVAFTGVNYADIKARNGNKDKATFPLTLGLDAAGTVEMTNPNSPFSIGDRVIAFPKAGSYAEYVVANENLVYKIPASLSFEQAAAMPVVSFLSYMLLHELGQVKKTNTIVIHSAAGGVGSMLVQLAKLFGVQKIIGTVGSLEKVSYVRKLGADLVYTYETFTDEVLRETDNQGANLIFDSVAGKVTRKSLDCLAIYGTLVQFGNSSGQAGTFTTNDVHSSCRTIKGFSLGTTRKHDPVRLAPVAEKVIELFASGHISLPIAQVFNLSDAADAHRLIESRKYEGKVLLKI, encoded by the coding sequence ATGAAAGCAATAATTCAGAATGAATATGGGGATGCAGGTGTACTTAGATACACAGATCTTGAAATACCGAAATTAGGTGATCGTGAATGTTTGATCAAGGTTGCGTTTACAGGTGTGAATTATGCAGATATTAAAGCCCGAAATGGGAATAAGGATAAAGCAACTTTCCCTTTAACATTAGGGTTGGATGCGGCTGGAACTGTTGAAATGACGAATCCGAATTCTCCTTTTTCGATAGGAGATCGGGTGATTGCTTTTCCTAAAGCGGGTTCATATGCAGAGTATGTGGTAGCCAATGAAAATCTGGTTTACAAGATTCCAGCCAGCCTTTCATTTGAACAGGCTGCGGCAATGCCAGTCGTATCATTCCTATCCTATATGCTTTTGCATGAGCTTGGACAAGTAAAAAAAACGAACACCATTGTCATCCATAGTGCGGCAGGCGGTGTAGGTTCGATGCTCGTTCAGCTAGCTAAATTATTTGGTGTTCAAAAAATAATAGGGACTGTCGGCAGTTTAGAAAAAGTAAGTTATGTCAGGAAATTAGGCGCAGATCTTGTCTACACTTATGAAACATTTACAGATGAGGTTTTAAGAGAAACAGATAATCAAGGTGCAAATCTAATCTTTGATTCAGTTGCAGGAAAGGTGACAAGAAAAAGTTTAGATTGCTTGGCAATTTATGGAACACTAGTACAATTCGGCAATAGCAGCGGCCAAGCAGGGACATTTACAACAAATGACGTTCATAGTAGCTGTAGAACGATTAAAGGATTTAGCTTGGGCACAACTAGAAAACATGATCCAGTGCGCTTGGCACCTGTTGCAGAAAAAGTAATAGAGCTCTTTGCTTCTGGACATATCAGTCTCCCAATTGCACAAGTATTTAATCTAAGTGATGCAGCAGATGCACATAGGTTGATAGAGAGCCGGAAGTATGAGGGGAAAGTTTTACTTAAGATATAG